Proteins encoded by one window of Dryocola sp. LX212:
- a CDS encoding DUF805 domain-containing protein: MTIQQWLFNFNGRIGRRDFWIWIGVWIVALAIIFTFAGAELISYSIAGLALSGSLIPTAAVIVKRLHDRNKKGWWALMFIPAWLLLAGNWEVFGSLAQWGLGRFIPTLIFVMMLIDLGAFVGTQGENRFGKDTSDVNYR; this comes from the coding sequence ATGACCATACAGCAGTGGTTGTTCAACTTTAATGGCCGCATCGGGCGTCGCGACTTCTGGATCTGGATAGGCGTGTGGATTGTCGCGCTGGCGATAATTTTTACCTTCGCCGGTGCCGAGCTTATCTCATATTCCATTGCCGGGCTGGCGCTGTCTGGCTCATTAATTCCAACGGCGGCGGTTATTGTTAAGCGGCTGCACGATCGCAACAAGAAAGGTTGGTGGGCGCTGATGTTTATCCCGGCCTGGCTGCTGCTGGCGGGGAACTGGGAAGTATTCGGTTCGCTGGCGCAGTGGGGGTTAGGTCGTTTCATCCCCACGCTGATTTTTGTCATGATGCTTATCGACCTGGGCGCGTTTGTCGGTACCCAGGGCGAGAACCGCTTTGGTAAAGATACCAGCGACGTGAACTACCGGTAA
- a CDS encoding YiiQ family protein yields the protein MKYLLCALALFTLPVAVSRADPPSDTPPELPAAPYLLPGSPTFDLTIAQFREKFNIDNPTLQISEFRSIDSSRDKANLTRAASKINENLYASTALERGTLKIKSMQMTWLPIQGPEQKAARAKAMEYMAALLRSFAPTYSKQQSQERLSKLLSAGKNKRYLAQNEGALRYVVSDNGEKGLTVAVEPIKLALSESLNNGE from the coding sequence ATGAAATATCTGCTCTGTGCCCTCGCGCTCTTTACGCTACCCGTTGCTGTGAGTCGTGCAGATCCCCCCTCCGATACGCCACCCGAGCTGCCAGCGGCCCCTTATTTACTGCCCGGGTCCCCCACGTTCGACCTGACTATCGCCCAGTTTCGGGAGAAGTTTAATATCGATAACCCGACGCTGCAGATTAGCGAGTTTCGCTCCATCGACTCCAGCCGCGACAAAGCTAACCTGACCCGCGCGGCGAGTAAGATTAACGAAAACCTCTATGCCTCAACTGCCCTGGAGCGCGGCACGCTTAAAATCAAATCCATGCAGATGACCTGGCTGCCGATTCAGGGACCGGAGCAAAAAGCCGCGCGCGCGAAAGCAATGGAGTATATGGCCGCCCTACTCAGAAGCTTTGCGCCAACCTACTCAAAGCAGCAAAGCCAGGAAAGATTGAGCAAACTGCTGAGCGCGGGGAAAAACAAACGCTATCTGGCCCAGAACGAAGGGGCTTTGCGCTATGTGGTGTCAGATAACGGCGAAAAAGGGCTAACCGTAGCTGTTGAACCGATTAAGCTGGCGCTTTCAGAAAGCCTGAACAACGGCGAATAA
- the tpiA gene encoding triose-phosphate isomerase: MRHPLVMGNWKLNGSKHMVHELIAGLRKELAGVDGCGVAIAPPTVYLDLAKHAASGSHIILGAQNVDVNLSGAFTGEISADMLKDIGAKYIIIGHSERRTYHAESDELIAKQFAILKQVGLTPVLCIGETDAENEAGKTEEVCARQIDAVLKTQGAAAFEGAVIAYEPVWAIGTGKSATPAQAQAVHKFIRDHIAKADAKVAEQVIIQYGGSVNDKNAAELFAQPDIDGALVGGASLKADAFAVIVKAAAEAKKA, translated from the coding sequence ATGCGACATCCTTTAGTGATGGGTAACTGGAAACTCAACGGCAGCAAGCACATGGTTCACGAGCTGATCGCGGGCCTGCGCAAAGAGCTGGCTGGCGTTGATGGTTGTGGCGTAGCGATCGCTCCTCCTACCGTCTATCTGGACCTGGCAAAACACGCCGCTTCCGGTAGCCACATCATTCTTGGTGCTCAGAACGTTGACGTGAACCTGTCTGGCGCATTCACCGGTGAAATCTCCGCTGACATGCTGAAAGATATTGGTGCTAAATATATCATCATCGGTCACTCCGAGCGCCGTACCTATCACGCTGAATCTGACGAGCTGATTGCGAAGCAGTTCGCAATTCTGAAACAGGTCGGCCTGACCCCTGTTCTGTGCATCGGCGAAACCGACGCGGAAAACGAAGCGGGTAAAACTGAAGAAGTTTGCGCACGCCAGATTGACGCGGTTCTGAAAACTCAGGGCGCAGCAGCATTCGAAGGCGCTGTCATCGCTTACGAACCAGTATGGGCAATCGGCACTGGCAAATCAGCTACCCCAGCTCAGGCTCAGGCCGTGCACAAATTCATCCGCGATCACATCGCTAAAGCCGACGCGAAAGTGGCTGAACAGGTCATCATCCAGTATGGCGGTTCCGTTAACGATAAGAACGCGGCGGAACTGTTTGCCCAGCCGGACATTGACGGCGCGCTGGTTGGCGGTGCATCCCTGAAGGCTGACGCTTTCGCGGTCATCGTTAAAGCAGCAGCAGAAGCGAAAAAAGCATAA
- the sbp gene encoding sulfate/thiosulfate ABC transporter substrate-binding protein Sbp gives MNKWGVGLTLLLASGSVLAKDIQLLNVSYDPTRELYEEYNKAFSAHWKQQTGDDVVIRQSHGGSGKQATSVINGIEADVVTLALAYDVDAIAERGRIDKNWIKRLPDNSAPYTSTIVFLVRKGNPKQIHDWNDLIKPGVSVITPNPKSSGGARWNYLAAWGYALHHNNNDQAKAQDFVKALYKNVEVLDSGARGSTNTFVERGIGDVLIAWENEALLATNELGKDKFEIVTPSESILAEPTVSVVDKVVDKKGTQKVAEEYLKYLYSPQGQEIAAKNFYRPRDAEVAKKYDNAFPKLKLFTIDQEFGGWTKAQKKHFSNGGTFDQISKR, from the coding sequence ATGAACAAGTGGGGAGTGGGACTTACATTACTTTTGGCGTCTGGCAGCGTATTAGCGAAAGACATTCAGCTACTTAACGTTTCCTACGACCCAACGCGCGAGTTGTATGAAGAGTATAACAAGGCCTTCAGCGCACACTGGAAGCAGCAAACCGGCGACGACGTGGTGATTCGCCAGTCCCATGGTGGCTCAGGCAAACAGGCAACGTCGGTTATTAACGGCATTGAAGCGGACGTGGTAACCCTCGCGCTGGCCTATGACGTTGACGCCATTGCCGAACGCGGGCGCATCGATAAAAACTGGATCAAGCGTCTGCCGGATAACTCCGCGCCGTACACGTCCACTATTGTTTTCCTGGTGCGTAAAGGTAACCCGAAACAGATTCATGACTGGAACGATTTGATTAAGCCGGGCGTATCCGTCATCACGCCGAACCCGAAAAGCTCCGGTGGCGCACGCTGGAACTATCTTGCCGCGTGGGGTTATGCTCTGCATCACAATAATAATGACCAGGCGAAAGCTCAGGACTTTGTGAAGGCGCTCTATAAGAACGTAGAGGTGCTTGATTCCGGTGCGCGTGGTTCAACGAACACCTTTGTGGAACGCGGGATTGGCGACGTGCTGATTGCGTGGGAAAACGAAGCGCTGCTGGCAACCAACGAGCTGGGTAAAGACAAATTTGAAATCGTCACGCCGAGCGAGTCGATTCTGGCGGAGCCAACCGTCTCTGTCGTCGACAAAGTTGTCGATAAGAAAGGGACCCAGAAAGTTGCCGAAGAGTACCTGAAATACCTGTATTCGCCGCAGGGCCAGGAGATCGCCGCGAAGAACTTCTATCGTCCGCGTGATGCAGAAGTCGCGAAGAAATACGACAATGCCTTCCCGAAACTGAAGTTGTTTACCATCGACCAGGAATTCGGCGGCTGGACCAAAGCCCAGAAAAAGCACTTCTCTAACGGCGGAACGTTCGACCAGATCAGTAAACGCTAA
- the pfkA gene encoding 6-phosphofructokinase: protein MIKKIGVLTSGGDAPGMNAAIRGVVRAALSEGLEVAGVYDGYLGLYEDRMVNLDRYSVSDMINRGGTFLGSARFPEFRDEKIRAVAIENLKKRGIDALVVIGGDGSYMGAKRLTEMGFPCIGLPGTIDNDIKGTDYTIGFFTALETVVEAIDRLRDTSSSHQRISIVEVMGRYCGDLTLAASIAGGCEFVVLPEVEFNREDLVAEIKAGIAKGKKHAIVAITEHICDIDELAQYIETETKRETRATVLGHIQRGGSPVAYDRILASRMGAYSIELLLEGHGGRCVGIQNEKLVHHDIIDAIESMKRPFKGDWLDCAKKLY, encoded by the coding sequence ATGATCAAAAAAATTGGTGTGTTGACGAGTGGCGGTGATGCGCCGGGCATGAACGCGGCGATTCGCGGTGTGGTTCGTGCAGCATTGTCAGAAGGTCTGGAAGTTGCGGGTGTTTATGATGGCTACCTGGGCCTGTACGAAGACCGTATGGTTAACCTGGACCGCTACAGCGTCTCCGACATGATTAACCGTGGCGGTACGTTCCTGGGCTCTGCTCGTTTCCCAGAGTTCCGCGATGAGAAAATCCGCGCGGTTGCTATCGAAAACCTCAAAAAACGCGGGATTGATGCGCTGGTTGTTATCGGCGGCGACGGCTCTTACATGGGTGCCAAGCGCCTGACCGAGATGGGCTTCCCGTGCATCGGCCTGCCGGGCACCATTGATAACGACATCAAAGGCACCGACTACACCATTGGTTTCTTCACCGCGCTGGAGACAGTGGTCGAAGCCATCGACCGCCTGCGTGACACCTCTTCATCCCACCAGCGTATCTCTATCGTAGAAGTCATGGGCCGCTACTGTGGCGATCTGACTCTGGCTGCATCCATTGCAGGTGGCTGTGAATTTGTTGTCCTGCCGGAAGTGGAGTTCAACCGCGAAGACCTGGTTGCTGAAATCAAAGCGGGTATCGCGAAGGGTAAAAAACACGCCATCGTGGCGATTACCGAACACATCTGCGACATCGATGAACTGGCTCAGTACATCGAGACAGAAACCAAGCGCGAAACCCGCGCAACCGTCCTGGGCCATATCCAGCGCGGTGGTTCCCCGGTTGCTTACGACCGCATCCTGGCTTCCCGCATGGGCGCCTATTCCATTGAGCTTCTGCTGGAAGGTCACGGCGGTCGCTGTGTCGGCATCCAGAACGAGAAGCTGGTTCACCACGACATTATCGACGCTATCGAAAGTATGAAGCGTCCGTTCAAAGGCGACTGGCTGGACTGCGCCAAGAAGCTGTACTAA
- the fieF gene encoding CDF family cation-efflux transporter FieF (FieF, a metal efflux transporter, is a member of the CDF (cation diffusion facilitator) family of transporters.) produces MNQQYGQLVSRAAIAATVMASLLLLIKIFAWWYTGSVSILAALVDSLVDIAASLTNLLVVRYSLQPADDEHTFGHGKAESLAALAQSMFVSGSALFLFLTGIQHLAEPSPMKQPVVGIVVTVIALVSTLILVTFQRWVVRKTQSQAVRADMLHYQSDVMMNGAILVALALSWYGWHRADSLFALGIGVYILYNAIRMGHEAVQSLLDRALPESEHQAIIDIVTSWPGVRGAHDLRTRQSGPTRFIQIHIEMEDNLPLVQAHVIAEQVEQAILHRFPGSDVIIHQDPCSVVPTGQQGQFER; encoded by the coding sequence ATGAATCAACAGTATGGGCAGCTGGTCAGCCGTGCGGCGATCGCTGCAACGGTAATGGCATCGCTGTTACTTTTGATCAAAATTTTCGCGTGGTGGTATACCGGCTCGGTCAGTATTCTGGCGGCTCTGGTGGACTCGCTGGTTGATATTGCTGCCTCGCTGACCAACCTTCTGGTTGTCCGTTATTCTCTGCAGCCCGCAGACGATGAGCACACGTTCGGCCATGGTAAAGCGGAATCTCTGGCGGCGCTGGCACAAAGCATGTTTGTTTCGGGGTCTGCGCTGTTTCTGTTTCTGACGGGGATTCAACATCTGGCCGAACCGTCGCCGATGAAACAACCTGTAGTGGGCATCGTAGTGACGGTTATTGCGCTGGTAAGCACGCTGATTCTGGTCACCTTTCAGCGCTGGGTGGTAAGAAAAACCCAAAGCCAGGCGGTACGGGCCGACATGCTTCATTATCAGTCTGATGTTATGATGAACGGTGCGATTCTGGTGGCGCTGGCGTTATCCTGGTATGGCTGGCATCGGGCTGATTCATTGTTTGCATTAGGGATCGGCGTCTATATTTTGTATAACGCGATCCGCATGGGCCACGAGGCTGTTCAGTCACTGTTAGATCGCGCTCTGCCCGAGTCGGAGCACCAGGCCATTATCGATATTGTCACGTCGTGGCCGGGGGTACGTGGGGCGCACGATTTACGAACGCGGCAGTCAGGGCCGACCCGCTTTATTCAGATTCATATCGAAATGGAAGACAATTTACCGCTTGTTCAGGCACACGTGATTGCCGAACAGGTGGAACAGGCGATCCTGCATCGCTTCCCTGGTTCGGATGTGATTATTCACCAGGATCCCTGCTCGGTCGTCCCGACAGGGCAGCAAGGGCAGTTTGAGCGGTAA
- the cpxP gene encoding cell-envelope stress modulator CpxP has translation MRNVTAAVMASTLAFVTLSSQAAGLTTSDNWHNGEELVKRNGIQSSNMFDGINLTEQQRQQMRDLMQRARHDSPPVNVNEMETMHNLVTAENFDETAVRAQAEKMAQEQVTRQVEMAKVRNQMYRLLTPEQQAVLNDKHQQRMNQFRELADLQRSSSLQTLSSSSTRSNQ, from the coding sequence ATGCGTAATGTTACCGCTGCTGTCATGGCCTCGACACTGGCATTCGTTACCCTGTCCAGCCAGGCCGCAGGATTAACGACCAGCGATAACTGGCATAACGGCGAAGAGCTAGTAAAGCGTAATGGTATTCAAAGTAGCAATATGTTTGACGGCATTAATCTGACCGAGCAGCAACGTCAGCAAATGCGCGACCTTATGCAACGGGCAAGGCATGATAGCCCACCAGTGAACGTTAACGAAATGGAGACCATGCATAATCTGGTCACCGCTGAAAATTTTGACGAAACGGCCGTACGTGCTCAGGCAGAAAAAATGGCACAAGAACAGGTTACTCGCCAGGTAGAAATGGCGAAAGTGCGCAACCAAATGTACCGCCTGTTAACGCCTGAACAGCAGGCAGTTTTGAACGACAAACACCAGCAGCGCATGAATCAGTTTCGTGAGCTTGCGGATCTGCAGCGGAGTTCCTCGTTGCAGACACTGAGTAGTAGCAGTACCCGTAGTAACCAGTAA
- the cpxR gene encoding envelope stress response regulator transcription factor CpxR, producing the protein MNKILLVDDDRELTSLLKELLDMEGFNVTVAHDGEQALELLDDSIDLLLLDVMMPKKNGIDTLKELRQTHQTPVIMLTARGSELDRVLGLELGADDYLPKPFNDRELVARIRAILRRSHWSEQQQNSDNGSPTVEVDGLSLNPGRQEASFDGMALDLTGTEFTLLYLLAQHLGQVVSREHLSQEVLGKRLTPFDRAIDMHISNLRRKLPDRKDGHPWFKTLRGRGYLMVSAS; encoded by the coding sequence ATGAATAAAATTCTGCTAGTTGATGATGACCGAGAGCTTACTTCCCTATTGAAGGAATTGCTCGACATGGAAGGTTTTAACGTAACGGTCGCCCACGACGGCGAACAAGCGTTGGAGCTTTTGGACGACAGCATCGACCTGTTATTGCTCGACGTGATGATGCCGAAGAAGAATGGCATCGATACTTTGAAAGAGCTTCGCCAGACACACCAGACACCAGTCATTATGCTGACCGCCCGCGGAAGCGAGCTGGACCGCGTTCTGGGCCTTGAACTGGGCGCAGATGACTATCTTCCTAAACCTTTTAACGATCGTGAGCTGGTGGCTCGTATACGCGCTATTTTGCGCCGTTCCCACTGGAGCGAGCAGCAACAAAATAGCGACAACGGCTCGCCAACGGTTGAAGTTGACGGACTGAGCCTGAACCCTGGCCGCCAGGAAGCCAGCTTTGACGGCATGGCGCTGGATTTAACCGGTACCGAATTCACCCTGTTGTATCTACTGGCCCAACATTTAGGACAGGTTGTTTCCCGCGAACATCTGAGTCAGGAAGTTTTAGGGAAACGTCTGACGCCGTTTGACCGTGCCATCGATATGCATATTTCCAACCTGCGCCGCAAATTGCCTGACCGTAAAGACGGGCATCCGTGGTTCAAAACCCTGCGTGGCCGTGGCTATCTGATGGTCTCCGCTTCATGA
- the cpxA gene encoding envelope stress sensor histidine kinase CpxA, with protein sequence MISSLTARIFAIFWLTLALVLMLVLMLPKLDSRQMTELMENEQRQGTMIEQHVEAELENDPPNDLMWWRRLFRAIDKWAPPGQRLLLVTSEGRVIGAQRNEMQIIRNFIGQSDNSDHPQKKKYGRVELVGPFSVRDGEDNYQLYLIRPASSSQSDFINLLFDRPLLLLIVTMLVSSPLLLWLAWSLAKPARKLKNAADEVAQGNLRQHPELESGPQEFLAAGASFNQMVMALERMMTTQQRLLSDISHELRTPLTRLQLGTALLRRKAGESKELERIETEAQRLDGMINDLLVMSRNQQKNALASETMKANQIWSEVLDNAAFEAEQMGKSLEVTYPPGPWLLYGNPNSLESALENIVRNALRYSHTKIAVNFSVDNQGITATVDDDGPGVSPEDREQIFRPFYRTDEARDRESGGTGLGLAIVETAVQQHRGWVKAEDSPLGGLRLVIWLPLYHRSK encoded by the coding sequence ATGATAAGTAGCCTTACCGCGCGTATTTTTGCCATCTTCTGGTTGACGCTGGCGTTAGTGCTGATGCTGGTACTGATGCTGCCGAAGCTGGATTCGCGTCAGATGACCGAGCTGATGGAAAATGAGCAACGTCAAGGCACGATGATCGAACAGCACGTCGAGGCGGAACTCGAAAACGACCCGCCGAATGACCTGATGTGGTGGCGCCGTCTGTTCCGGGCCATCGACAAGTGGGCACCTCCTGGCCAGCGTCTGCTGCTGGTCACCAGCGAAGGGCGAGTCATTGGCGCCCAGCGCAACGAAATGCAGATTATCCGTAACTTTATTGGCCAGTCTGATAATTCCGATCATCCGCAAAAGAAAAAGTATGGTCGCGTTGAGCTTGTGGGGCCGTTTTCCGTGCGTGACGGGGAGGACAACTACCAGTTGTATCTGATTCGCCCGGCAAGCAGCTCCCAGTCTGACTTTATCAACCTGCTGTTTGACAGACCGCTCCTGCTGCTGATTGTCACCATGTTGGTCAGCTCTCCGCTGCTGCTCTGGCTCGCCTGGAGCCTGGCAAAACCCGCTCGTAAGCTGAAAAACGCCGCTGACGAAGTTGCTCAGGGGAATTTACGCCAGCATCCGGAACTGGAATCCGGGCCGCAGGAATTTCTTGCCGCGGGGGCGAGCTTTAACCAGATGGTGATGGCCCTCGAAAGAATGATGACCACCCAGCAGCGGCTGTTGTCGGATATCTCTCACGAGCTGCGTACGCCGCTGACCCGCCTGCAGCTGGGCACCGCCCTGCTGCGTCGTAAAGCCGGGGAAAGCAAAGAGCTTGAGCGTATCGAAACTGAAGCGCAGCGACTGGACGGCATGATTAACGATCTGCTGGTCATGTCCCGCAACCAGCAGAAAAACGCGCTGGCAAGCGAGACGATGAAAGCGAATCAAATCTGGTCAGAAGTGCTGGATAACGCAGCCTTCGAGGCCGAACAGATGGGCAAATCGCTTGAGGTCACCTATCCGCCAGGACCGTGGCTGCTGTACGGCAACCCTAACTCGCTGGAAAGCGCGCTGGAAAACATCGTTCGCAATGCGCTGCGCTACTCGCATACGAAAATTGCCGTGAATTTCTCAGTCGATAATCAAGGGATTACCGCAACCGTGGATGATGATGGCCCAGGCGTGAGTCCGGAAGACCGCGAGCAGATTTTCCGCCCGTTCTACCGTACGGATGAGGCAAGGGACCGTGAGTCCGGTGGTACCGGTTTAGGGCTCGCCATCGTGGAAACCGCTGTTCAGCAGCATCGTGGCTGGGTGAAGGCCGAAGACAGCCCGCTGGGCGGTCTTAGGCTGGTCATCTGGCTGCCGCTGTACCACCGCAGTAAGTAA
- the trmL gene encoding tRNA (uridine(34)/cytosine(34)/5-carboxymethylaminomethyluridine(34)-2'-O)-methyltransferase TrmL yields MLNIVLFEPEIPPNTGNIIRLCANTGFRLHIIEPTGFGWDDKRLRRAGLDYHEFAAVNRHANYTRFLEAENPQRLFALTTKGTPAHSAVSYQDGDYLVFGPETRGLPAAILDVLPPGQKIRIPMMPDSRSMNLSNAVSVVVYEAWRQLGYPGAVLRS; encoded by the coding sequence ATGCTGAATATCGTCTTGTTTGAACCTGAAATCCCGCCGAACACCGGCAACATCATCCGTCTTTGTGCCAATACCGGCTTCCGGCTGCATATCATCGAGCCAACGGGGTTTGGCTGGGACGATAAGCGGCTGCGTCGTGCGGGCCTGGATTACCACGAGTTTGCAGCCGTTAACCGGCATGCGAACTACACCCGTTTCCTGGAAGCTGAAAACCCTCAGCGTCTGTTTGCTCTAACCACCAAAGGCACGCCGGCCCATAGCGCGGTGAGCTATCAGGACGGGGACTATCTGGTCTTTGGACCAGAAACTCGCGGGCTGCCCGCAGCCATTTTGGACGTGCTGCCGCCGGGACAAAAAATTCGAATTCCGATGATGCCGGACAGCCGCAGCATGAACCTGTCAAATGCGGTGTCGGTGGTGGTGTATGAAGCGTGGCGCCAGCTTGGTTATCCAGGCGCTGTGTTGAGAAGCTAA
- the cysE gene encoding serine O-acetyltransferase: MSSEELDLVWNNIKAEARALADCEPMLASFYHATLLKHENLGSALSYMLANKLASSIMPAIAIREVVEEAYAAEPQLVASAACDIQAVRTRDPAVDKYSTPLLYLKGFHALQAYRIGHWLWNEGRRALAIFLQNQVSVSFQVDIHPAAKIGCGIMLDHATGIVIGETAIVENDVSILQSVTLGGTGKTSGDRHPKIREGVMIGAGAKILGNIEVGRGAKIGAGSVVLQPVPPHTTAAGVPARIVGKPESDKPAIDMNQHFNGANGGFEYGDGI, from the coding sequence ATGTCGTCTGAAGAACTGGATCTGGTGTGGAACAACATTAAAGCCGAAGCGCGAGCGCTTGCCGATTGTGAACCAATGTTGGCCAGTTTTTATCACGCGACTCTCCTCAAGCACGAAAATCTGGGCAGCGCCCTGAGCTATATGCTCGCAAATAAGCTGGCCTCCTCAATCATGCCCGCGATCGCCATTCGTGAAGTGGTGGAAGAAGCCTATGCGGCAGAGCCGCAGTTAGTTGCTTCTGCCGCCTGCGATATTCAGGCCGTCCGCACCCGTGACCCGGCGGTGGACAAATATTCCACCCCCTTGCTTTACCTGAAGGGTTTTCATGCGCTTCAGGCTTATCGTATCGGCCATTGGCTTTGGAACGAGGGGCGTCGGGCGCTGGCTATTTTCCTGCAAAATCAGGTGTCCGTCTCCTTTCAGGTCGATATCCACCCGGCAGCAAAAATCGGCTGCGGGATTATGCTCGACCACGCCACGGGCATCGTGATTGGTGAAACGGCTATCGTCGAAAACGACGTATCGATTCTGCAGTCGGTCACCCTGGGCGGTACCGGCAAAACCAGCGGCGACCGCCATCCGAAGATCCGTGAAGGGGTGATGATTGGCGCCGGGGCGAAAATTCTCGGCAACATCGAGGTCGGGCGGGGGGCGAAGATTGGCGCAGGCTCCGTGGTGCTACAGCCGGTACCGCCGCATACTACCGCTGCTGGCGTGCCTGCTCGCATCGTCGGTAAACCTGAGAGCGACAAGCCCGCCATCGACATGAATCAGCACTTCAACGGTGCCAACGGCGGCTTTGAGTACGGCGACGGAATTTAG
- the gpsA gene encoding NAD(P)H-dependent glycerol-3-phosphate dehydrogenase, with product MNSVNASMTVIGAGSYGTALAITLARNGHHVVLWGHDPKHIATLQADRCNAAFLPDVPFPDTLHLETDLATALSASRNILVVVPSHVFGQVLRQIKPLMRADARVVWATKGLEAETGRLLQDVAREALGDSVPLAVISGPTFAKELAAGLPTAISLAATDDTFADDLQHLLHCGKSFRVYSNPDFIGVQLGGAVKNVIAIGAGMSDGIGFGANARTALITRGLAEMTRLGSALGASPETFMGMAGLGDLVLTCTDNQSRNRRFGMMLGQGADVDSAQEKIGQVVEGYRNTKEVRELAARVGVEMPITEEIYQVLYCGKNAREAALTLLGRTRKDERSGN from the coding sequence ATGAACAGCGTTAATGCTTCAATGACTGTCATCGGTGCCGGTTCTTACGGCACCGCTCTTGCCATCACACTGGCGAGAAATGGCCACCACGTCGTGCTGTGGGGTCATGACCCAAAACATATCGCGACCTTGCAGGCCGACCGCTGTAATGCTGCGTTCCTTCCCGACGTTCCCTTTCCGGACACGCTCCATCTTGAAACCGATTTGGCCACCGCGCTCTCTGCCAGCCGTAATATTCTGGTGGTGGTGCCAAGCCATGTCTTCGGTCAGGTGCTGCGCCAGATAAAACCTCTGATGCGTGCGGATGCACGTGTGGTCTGGGCAACCAAAGGTCTGGAAGCAGAAACCGGGCGATTACTGCAGGACGTGGCTCGTGAAGCGCTGGGCGACAGCGTGCCGCTGGCCGTTATCTCCGGCCCGACTTTTGCTAAAGAGCTGGCGGCCGGGTTACCGACGGCGATTTCCCTGGCGGCTACAGACGACACTTTTGCTGACGACCTTCAGCACTTGCTGCACTGCGGCAAAAGCTTCCGCGTTTACAGCAATCCGGATTTTATCGGCGTGCAGCTCGGTGGCGCGGTGAAAAACGTCATTGCGATTGGCGCGGGGATGTCTGACGGTATCGGCTTCGGGGCTAACGCCCGTACTGCGCTGATCACGCGTGGTCTGGCGGAGATGACCCGTCTTGGCAGTGCGCTGGGTGCCTCACCGGAAACCTTCATGGGTATGGCTGGTCTGGGCGATCTGGTGCTCACCTGTACCGATAACCAGTCACGTAACCGTCGTTTCGGCATGATGCTGGGGCAGGGGGCGGACGTGGACTCGGCGCAGGAAAAAATCGGCCAGGTGGTTGAAGGCTATCGCAACACTAAAGAAGTGCGCGAGCTTGCTGCGCGGGTGGGTGTCGAAATGCCAATAACCGAGGAAATTTATCAGGTATTATATTGCGGAAAAAACGCTCGCGAGGCAGCATTAACGCTGCTTGGTAGAACACGCAAGGATGAACGAAGCGGCAACTGA
- the secB gene encoding protein-export chaperone SecB produces MSEQNNTEMAFQIQRVYTKDISFEAPNAPHVFQKDWQPEVKLDLDTASSQLADDVYEVVLRVTVTATLGEDTAFLCEVQQAGIFSIGGIEGTQMAHCLGAYCPNILFPYAREAITSLVSRGTFPQLNLAPVNFDALFMSYLQQQSGEGTENHQDA; encoded by the coding sequence ATGTCAGAACAAAACAACACAGAAATGGCTTTCCAGATTCAGCGCGTTTACACCAAGGATATCTCTTTCGAAGCGCCAAATGCGCCTCACGTCTTCCAGAAAGACTGGCAGCCAGAAGTTAAACTGGATCTGGACACCGCTTCCAGCCAGCTGGCAGACGACGTGTATGAAGTAGTGCTGCGTGTCACCGTGACCGCAACCCTGGGCGAAGACACTGCATTCCTGTGTGAAGTTCAGCAGGCAGGTATCTTCTCTATCGGCGGTATCGAAGGCACGCAAATGGCACACTGCCTGGGTGCGTACTGCCCGAACATTCTGTTCCCGTATGCACGCGAAGCAATCACTAGCCTGGTTTCACGTGGTACCTTCCCGCAGCTTAACCTTGCACCGGTTAACTTCGATGCGCTGTTCATGAGCTATCTGCAGCAGCAATCTGGCGAAGGTACTGAAAACCATCAGGATGCCTGA
- the grxC gene encoding glutaredoxin 3 produces MANIEIYTKATCPFCHRAKDLLNSKGVAFQELPIDGDAIKREEMIKRSGRTTVPQIFIDAQHIGGCDDLYALDARGGLDSLLR; encoded by the coding sequence ATGGCGAACATTGAGATCTATACCAAAGCAACCTGCCCGTTTTGCCACCGTGCAAAAGACCTGCTTAACAGCAAAGGGGTGGCTTTCCAGGAGTTGCCGATTGATGGTGATGCCATCAAGCGTGAAGAGATGATCAAGCGCAGTGGACGTACCACGGTGCCGCAGATTTTTATTGACGCACAGCACATTGGTGGCTGTGATGACTTGTACGCGCTTGATGCACGTGGTGGACTCGATTCCCTGCTGCGATAG